CGAATAAACTTATTACGATTACTACTTTATAATGAGTATAGCGCTAAACTAGCACCTTTATTGAATATTTTGCGAGTAAACACGGCTACCGAGCAGTAATTTAATGTGTTAGCCTTAGAAACAATCGATATAAATGTATAGCGCGATGAAATATCGCTTGGCATTGCGCTTTGCAGCCTTTATAAATAAACAATAACAACGTTTACAATGCAGCCATGAAACTACAACAACTCAGATATATAGTCGAAGTCCAAAATCATAAACTAAATGTCTCTGCGACAGCAGAAAGTTTATTTACCTCGCAACCGGGGATCTCGAAACAAGTTCGTATGCTTGAAGACGAATTGGGTGTACAGATCTTTGGCCGCAGTGGCAAACACCTTACCCATGTAACCAGTGCCGGTAACGAAATAATTAATATTTCACGAGAAATACTGTCGAAAGTTGAAGGTATTAAAGCGGTTGCCAATGAGCATACCTTGCCTGATCAAGGTAAACTTAATATTGCGACCACTCATACTCAGGCGCGTTACGCATTACCGAATGTTATTCAAGGCTTTATGAAAAAGTACCCGGCAGTGTCTTTGCACATGCATCAGGGTACGCCACAGCAAATTTCTGATGCGGCAGCACGCGGTGATGCTGATTTTGCCATTGCGACTGAGGCGCTGCATTTATATTCTGATTTAGTTATGTTGCCGTGCTATCACTGGAATCGCAGTATTGTTGTGGCAAAAACACACCCGC
Above is a window of Pseudoalteromonas shioyasakiensis DNA encoding:
- the cysB gene encoding HTH-type transcriptional regulator CysB, encoding MKLQQLRYIVEVQNHKLNVSATAESLFTSQPGISKQVRMLEDELGVQIFGRSGKHLTHVTSAGNEIINISREILSKVEGIKAVANEHTLPDQGKLNIATTHTQARYALPNVIQGFMKKYPAVSLHMHQGTPQQISDAAARGDADFAIATEALHLYSDLVMLPCYHWNRSIVVAKTHPLAQKADNLTVADVAKYPLITYVFGFTGRSELDKAFNAHGLEPHIVFTATDADVIKTYVRLGLGVGVVASMAIDQITDTDLVCIDASHLFEASTTKIGFRKGSFLRSYMYDFIERFAPHLTKELVERASLLRNQEDVDKLFENIELPVK